TCGACGAAGGAGGCCTTGAGGTCGCGCGGTGCGAGGAAGTTCTTCTGGGCGCCCTTGGCGAGGACGGCGCACGCGATGCGGGCGCTCTCTTTCATGGCGCCGTACGGGTCCTTCGGGGGCGCGTCCGTGGCCTCGGCGCTCGCGTCGGCCGAGGCGTCGCCCGTGGGGAGGGCCGCGTCGTTGGCAGAGAGCGCGGAGAGTGCGGCGTCGCGGGGAGGGGCGTCGAGGGCGGCGTCGGCGGGGGGCTCTTGAGGGGCCTGCGGCGCGCTCTTTCCGCACGCGGCGAGCGCGACGAGCGCGGTCGTCAGGGCGAAGGGCAGGGCGCGCAAAGAGGGCCTCATGGGGCTCTCTCATAGGCGAAACGGGGGGAAATGAGAGGGGGTTCGTGGGGGCCGGGCAGGAGCGCGTGCAGAAAAGGGGGGAGAGCGCGCGAGGTGCCCCCCTCGCAGGTGCTCGGCGATGACGTGCACGCGAGAGGGAGAGAAGGTGCCCCCCCTCGCAGGTGCTCGGCCTTCGCCGGCGTGCGCGAAGAGAGAGAAGGTGCCCCCCCTCGCAGGTGCTCGGCGATGACGAGAGAGAGAGGGAGAGAAGGTGCCCCCCCTCGCAGGTGCTCGGCCTACGGCCTGCGCGCCTGCGGTCCCCCCCAAATCGCGAGCTTCGCTCGCTCAGGGGGGGACGCAGAGAGCGCGGCGCGAAGGAGCGCTACATGACGCGGACGCAGGCGGCTCCGTCGCTGAGGAGGTGGTAGGCGCTTCCGGCGGGGACGACGATTCCCGGATCTCCAGCGCTGGCCTTGATGGTGGCGTCGTCGGCCGTGGCGTTCCAGACGACGCGAAGCCAGCCATCGGCGGGGCCCGGGGGTAGGGTGAGGTCGAAAGCGGCGCCCGGGGCGCCGTCGAGCTTGAGGCGTTCGAACTGGGCTTCGTTCTCGGTGAGGGTGGCCGATCCCGCGACGGTGTAGACGCCCAGGAGCTCGGACTGGGTGAGAATGGGCTCGATGACGGAGGGGCCTTGAGGGCCGACGCACTCCCAGGTGACGTCGTTGTCGACGATGGTTCCGCCACGGGTGGTCGGCCAGGGAGTAGGCTCGGCACCGCCGGCGGTTCCGCGAGAGAGGGCGCGGTAAACGTACCCGTTCGGGACGGTAGGCTCGACGGACTCACCCGGAGAATACTGCCTGCCGGTGACCCATGGGGTGTTGGGGCCGAAGAGGCCCATGGACCAACCGCCCGACTCGACGGCGCGCCACGCGGCAGGGAAACGCGTCGTGTTGGAGCGGTTGACGATGAGGTCGCCGGCGCTGAACCAGCCGACGAAGCCGGTGTCGGAGCCGGTGCCGCCGAGCCAGTCGGTCGTGCCGACGTCGTGATCGGCCGAGGCGCCGGTGAGCCGGTTCCAGCCCTGAGCTTGGGTCCCGAACCAAACTCCGTCGTCGAAGGTGACGTGGCCGGGCCGCGGGAGGCTGTAACGACTGGCGAAGTGCATGCCAATGAAGTAGCCGCTCCCGCCCCAACGAAAGTCCCACTGTCCGGTCTCTGGGTTCCAGACGCATTGATAGCCTGCATCGGTACCTTCGACGAGAGGGAACTGCTGATGCGACCAGGCGAATGCGGCTTTGGCGTCGACCTTGGAGCCGGCCTGGAACGAGGTGATTTGACCACCGTCGGAGGAGCCGAACCACACGTTGTCGGCGGAGTAGTACCCCGGGGTAAAAACGGCAGCGAGACCGGTGGTGCCGAGGGTAACGATGGCGGGACCGGCGCCGTACGGATCATGGGTGGGCGGGATGGGAAAGGGCCCGTTCCAGGTGGTGCCGTCATCGATGGACCATCGGTACTCGGCGGAGGCGCCAGCGGCTTCGCCCCAGGCGTTCTTGCCGTCCGGGTAGCCGGCCGTGGTGACCTCGATGCGAACGGCGGCGTAGGGCTCGATGAGGTACCCGCGAAGGCGTAGCGTAGGTGGGTTCGTCCCTTGGGCTGTCAGTGCGGGCCCGGTCGTCGAGACGAAGGTGACGGGCTGTGCCTGGTGAGCGTAACCTCCGTAGTAGGAAGACCGCGGGGTCTCGCCAGCCTCACCGAATCCTCCGAGCACCGTGAGGTTGTTGGCCTCGAAGGCATTCGGAGGCTGATTGCCTTCGTGGTAGCACCCGAGGAAGCTCGATGCTCCGGGGGAGCCTGGAGCCACGCAATAGCCACCTTTGAGGTTCTCGGCGGTGTGGCAGGAGATGTAGGTGCAGCCGAGAAACGAGGCCTCATAGACCCCGTAACCCTTATTGCTCTGGGCGTCAAAGCCGATGGCCAAGCCGTTGTTCGAATCGTTGCCGACGGTATGGAGTCCGTCGCCGCCGTTCTCGGTCGCTCGCGACCACTGGACCTGCCAGTTCGAAGCGGATCCGCCGACGATCGTGTCGATGTAGATTCCGTGGGAAGAAAAACCAGCGAAGGTGCACCTGCTGACGAAGGTGGTCGTGTGCATCTGAAGGCCGTAGGCGCCCGCCACGGAGTGGCCGACGGCCTGGCACATGATATCCTCGATGGCGCAGCCGTCGGCGCGAAAGTCGTCCGGTAGACCCATGCCGCCATGCCAGGTCCGAATGGCCGTGACACCTTCGTCCGCCAGCAGCACGGTACGGGGAGCGTAGTCGCCGTACCGATGCGACCCAGCGCCGCGGAGGAGCACCCCGCGCCCGATCTCGATCGTGGACCCGATACGGTAGTAGCCCGGAGGGATGTGGACCACTGCGCCGAGGCCATATCCAGGGAGGTTCGGGACGGCGTCGATGCAGGCTTGAATAGCCGGCGCCGAGTCCGTCATTCCGCCGACGATCGCGTCGTAGGGCACGGCGCCGAAATTGATGACGTTGAAGCTCGGGAATGAGGCAGGGCCAACCGACACGGCGCGCCGAGTGGACCAGGTGTAGCTCGAGCCGGCGACGTAGATACCCGCTGGGAACGCGGCCGTGATACCGGTGGCGGGAAAGGCGAAGATGCTGCCGACCGGGAGCGTGAGCGCAGCCGCGGGTGGAGCGGGGAAGTACGATGTGCCGCCGTCGAGCGAATAGCGAAACAGGGAGCTATTGACTGCGTCGATGGCGACGACGAAATCGTAGTCGCGCGCGGGCTCGCCGGAAATCGTCACGACGGGTAGTCCGGCACCGCTCGGCGTGACCGCGGAACGAAAACCGGTTCCGCCGAAGAGCGTCTGGTTGGGATGCGCGAGGATGCGACCCTCGAGGGTGACGGAGGCTCCGTTCGGCTCCAGCGTGGCGCCCTCGTCGAAGAAGACCTGCACGTTCGCTGGGACGGTGAGGGTGGAACCGGGCGAGGTGACGTAGGTGCCGGAGGGGAAGTGGAGAATACCTCCGGTGGACGCGGCGGCGGCCGATGCCGCAGCCGAAATGGCCGTTTCGTCGGAGCCGGCGCCGGTGACACCATAGCTCCTCACATTGAACATGAGCCGCGCCGAGGTGTCGCGGGAGGCGCGGGGCTGGATCGCGAGGTTCCCGCCCTCGTCGCAGGTGCCCACGACGTACTCGCTGCCGTCCGGACGCTCGACGCGAATGAGCCGGCATTGGTCGGCAGCCGTTCCGGCGTTTACGTCGGTCGCGACGACGTAGGAGGTGCCCGCGCCGAGAGAGGTGATTGCATTCCTTGCTGCGTCGCCTGCCACGAGAACCTGGATCGGATCGTTGTTCGCGGCGTCGTCCTCCGCGACGCCGTAGACCGTCTTCGAGGTGAGCAGTACCGCACGCGTGGCCCGCGCCACTTTCGGCTTGTCGGTGCCGCCATCCCAGCCGACGACGCACAAGGCGTCTCCCTTCAGTACCCCCGTTGCGTCGTTCACAATGCAGCCGACCGCCATGCTCCACCTCTTTCGCTACTCTTCACCGCCGAAAGCGTGCAATCCCAATTGTTGAAAGCCCAAGAGCGTCGGAGCTCCAGCCCCCTACGACGACGACCCCGCACGGAGCGAGCGCCGCACCGGCAATCGCAGTCCCGCTGAACCCGGCGGGAAGCGAAGTCAACGTACGTCCCATCGTTCCGAATGTCGGATCAAGGCCACCACCAGAGAGATGGCGTGAGAGCGCCATGCGTGGCTCAAGGGTCGGAGAGGCCGGGAGGCTGCTACCCGCAAGGAGATATCTGTCCCCCGGTTCGATCAGGAGCGCATTTCCGAAGTCGTCCCGGCCTTGGAAGTCGGACGTGGCGACACCGCCGTCTCCAAACGTCGGGTCGAACGCGCCGGCCTCCGTGAGGCGAATCGCGATGAAATCGCGGGGGGCCGTTGTGCCGTAGAACCCACCGAGCAACGGGCGTCCAGCGGTGTCGACCACGACCGTCTGCGCGGTCTGCGAACCGGGGCCTCCGAAATTGGTCAGAAAGAAGCCCGCGTTGCCGAAGGTTGCGTCCAGCGCGCCGTCGGCGCTGAGACGCACGGCCACCATGTCTGTGCGACTCGCTGCGGGATCCCGGCTGATTCCGGCGGCGAGGATCTTCCCTCCCGGCACTAGTGCCACACTTCTCGCCTCGTCGGGCGTGCCCCGCACATCGACCATGGCGCGCCCGCCGCTTCCGAACGTCGTGTCCAGTGAGCCATCGGCGTTGTATCGAGCGAACGCCATGTCAGCGACGGTGAGGTCATCGGTGAGCGTCTGGCCGGCGACCAGAATGCGCCCATCGGCCATGAGCGCCATCGCCATCGCCTGGTCGGTCCGCGTTGCAAAGTCGGTCAACACGACGCCCCCGTTGCCGAATGTCGAGTCGAGCACCCCATCGGACGAATAGCGGAGGACCGCGAAGTCGAAGTTCTGCCCGACGAAGCGGGTGTAGCCCGCGATGAGGATCTTCCCATCCGGCTGCAACGCGATGGCTCTCAGAACATGGCTCGTATTTCCCACCTTCGTCTCGACGAGGCCCGCGGTTCCGAACGCGGGATCGAGACTGCCGTTCGACAACAGGCGAACAACCGCGAAGCCATCCCCGTTGTTCGTCTTCGTTCCGCCCACTACGATCTTGCCGTCACCTTGGATAGCTACCGCGCGCGCACTTGCGGTTTCGTTCCCGTAGGAGAGCACGACCATCCCCCCGTCCCCGAAGGTAGGGTCGAGGGTCCCGGCGGGCCCGGTGCAGGCGGAGCCGGTGTCGGACGCGTCTCCCGCGTCGGGGGCGGCGTCGGCGTCGGGGGTGTTGGTGTCGGGGCCGTCGGGGCCGGCTTCTGTAGGCGAGCTCGCGTCCGGGGTAGCGACGTCGGCGCAGGCCGCGCCGTCGCAGGCGGGCGGGGGTTCGGTGTTGCTGCCGCAGGCGAAAGCCGCGAGCGTGAGGGCGAGCGAGGCCCCGGCGCCGTACAGGGCCGCTCTTCGTTTCGGCAGCATCATCGCCCCACCCTTCCTTCCACGCTTCTCTCGTTCCACATCCTCATCGACGCACCCTTCCTTGATGGGCGCATCGCCCACTCCTCATGGGGTACGTCAGGACGGCGACGTTGTCGCGCGGCGGACGAGAATAAGTCGTGTGGACCCCCCCCGAGTCATCGTCGGCTAGGTTTAGCTTCGAATGGCGTGGCGTCAAGCCGCGGGCGGTGCAGCTCGACGAATCGGGCGGCGACTCAGGCAGCGGTCTCGGCGGAGGCCGTGGGGCCAGGGCGCGCGAAGCGCGCCCCTCTCGTGCTCACCCGAGCGCCGCGCGGATGCGCACGAGCACCGCGGGGAGCTCCCGCTCCACGTGCCACGCCTTCACGCGAAGGACGCGCACGCCGTAGCTCTCGAGGTACCCATCCCGCTCGCGGTCGCGCCGCTCGCGGCCGACGTGGGAGGCCCCGTCGACCTCGACCGCGAGCCGCGGTTCCGGCGCAAAGAAGTCGACGATGACCGTGCCGAGGACGACCTGGCGCCGGAATTTGACGCCGAGCCGGCGCCCGCGCAGTGCCTCCCAGAGGATGCGCTCCGACGCCGTGGGGTTGCGCCTGGAGTACTGGGCGCAGGGGGCGAGAAACGTGCGTTCGTGACGGAAAGACGGAAAGAGAAAACGCATAGGGCCTCCGTGCCGGCGAGGGCGCCGGCTTCGTGCCCCACCGGCGCAGACGCCGTGACAGCGGCAAACTTCGCCCCGCGCCTGACTCCGATGCCGCTGGCGCGGCGTGTGCGCCACGGCACGACGCCGGCGCCCTCGCTGGCACGGAGGAAGTGAGTCGCGAGCCTCTCGATCACGCGGCTCGCGACGATCGCAAGGGTGCCTTCACTCGTTGGAGATCGAGGGGCCCGAGCCGTGCCGCGGTTCTGCGCCTCCCCCTCCTCGCTCGCAGGCTTCGCGCAAGCGGGTGTCGCGACGAGCCGTGGGAAAGCGAAGCCGAGAACGAGGTTTGGGGGAGGCCGACCGGCGAGGAAAAGCTCACACCGAGAAACGCGACGAACGAGAGAACCCGCGAAGACCTCGAATCGCCATGGGGCTTTTGCTCGCCGGGCGGGTGGGGGCAACGCTGCTCTCTCCCTCGTGATCGCCCCGCGGGATGCACGTCTCCTTCTCGTGGAGGTCGTCGGGGTGGATGGGATAGGGGAAGACGAAGCCGTGCTCCCAGGCGTGCTCGACGAGCCACTTTCCGCCCTTGGTGCAGCCGAAGCCCTGACGGAAGACGGTCTCTCCGGAGGCCTTCCACTCGGCGGTGAAGAGGTCGATGGTGGTGCCGAGCTGGTGTTGGCTATGGCCCGGGAGGGCGGACTGCTCGGCGGCGGAGCAGAAGTCGCTGCGCTTCACCCACCCTTGGAAGGTGACACACTGGGCGAGATAACTCCGATAGACGGACTCGATGTGGCCTGGGACGCCCGCGCGCGCCATGGCGGCGAGGAGCTCCTTCATGGCCATGGCCGCCTCTTTGCGGAGGCACTGGTACTTTTCGCAGTCGGCGGGGGAGCGGGGCTGGAACTTGACGACGTCGACCATGTCGGTCGGGGCGTAGTCGGGAGCGAGTGCGCCTTGGGGGGAGCGGTTGACGAGGGCGAGGAGGTCGTCGCCGTCGACGAAGGAGGCCTTGAGGTCGCGCGGGGCGAGGAAGTTCTTCTGTGCGCCCTTGGCGAGGACGGCGCAGGCGATGCGTGCGCTCTCTTTCATGGCGCCGTAGGGGTCCTTCGGGGGCGCGTCCGTGGCCTCGGCGCTCGCGTCGGCCGAGGCGTCGCCCGTGGGGAGGGCCGCGTCGTTGGCGGAGAGCGCGGAGAGCGCGGCGTCGCGGGGAGGGGCGTCGAGGGCGGCGTCGGCGGGGGGCTCTTGAGGGGCCTGCGGCGCGCTCTTTCCGCACGCGGCGAGCGCGACGAGCGCGGTCGTCAGGGCGAAGGGCAGGGCGCGCAAAGAGGGCCTCGCGAGGGCCTCTCATAGGCGAAACGGGGGAGATGAGAGGGGTTCGTGGGGCGGGGCCGAAGCGCGTGCGGAAAAGGGGGAGAGCAAGGTGCCGCCAACGCGCGGGTGCTCGGGCTTGCCGATGGTCGCGAGGAGAGAAGGTGCCGCCAACGCGCCGGTGCTCGAGCTTGGCGGTGGTCGCGAGGGAGAGAAGGTGCCCCCCCTCGCAGGTGCTCGGCCTACGGCCTGCGCGCCTGCGGTCCCCCCCAAATCGCGAGCTCCGCTCGCTCAGGGGGGGACGCAGAGAGAGACGCGCGAAGGAGCGCTACATGACGCGGACGCAGGCGGCACCGTCACTGAGGAGGTGGTAGGCGCTGCCGGCGGGGACGACGATTCCGGGATCTCCCGCGCTGGCCTTGATGGTGGCGTCGTCGGCGGTGGCGTTCCAGACGACGCGAAGCCAGCCTTCGGCAGGACCGGGGGGTAGGGTGAGGTCGAAAGCGGCGCCGGGGGCGCCGTCGAGCTTGAGCCGCTCGAACTGAGCCTCGTTCTCGGTGAGGGTGGCAGACCCCGCGACGGTGTAGACGCCCAGGAGCTCGGACTGGGAGAGAATGGGCTCGATGACGGAGGGGCCTTGGGGGCCGACGCACTCCCAGGTGACGTCGTTGTCGACGATGGTTCCGCCACGAGTGGTCGGCCAAGGAGTAGGCTCGGCAGCGCCGGCGGTTCCGCGAGAGAGGGCGCGGTAAACGTACCCGTTCGGGACGGTAGGCTCGACGGACTCACCCGGAGAATACTGCCTGCCGGTGACCCATGGGGTGTTGGGGCCGAAGAGGCCCATGGACCAACCGCCCGACTCGACGGCGCGCCACGCGGCAGGGAAACGCGTCGTGTTGGAGCGGTTGACAATGAGGTCTCCGGCGCTGAACCAGCCGACGAAGCCGGTGTCGGAGCCGGTGCCGCCGAGCCAGTCCGTCGTGCCGACGTCGTGATCGGCCGAGGCGCCGGTGAGCCGGTTCCAGCCCTGAGCTTGGGTCCCGAACCAAACTCCGTCGTCGAAGGTGACGTGGCCGGGCCGCGGGAGGCTGTAACGACTGGCGAAGTGCATGCCAATGAAGTAGCCGCTCCCGCCCCAACGAAAGTCCCACTGTCCGGTCTCCGGGTTCCAGACGCATTGATAGCCTGCATCGGTACCTTCGACGAGAGGGAACTGCTGATGCGACCAGGCGAATGCGGCTTTGGCGTCGACCTTGGAGCCGGCCTGGAACGAGGTGATTTGGCCGCCATCGGAGGAGCCGAACCAGACGTTGTCGGCGGAATAGTACCCCGGGGTGAAGACGGCAGCGAGGCCGGTCGTGCCAAGGGTGACGATGGCGGGGCCAGCGCCGTACGGATCATGGGTGGGCGGGATGAGAAAGGGCCCGTTCCACGTCGTGCCGTCGTCGATGGACCACCGGTATTCTGCGGAGGCGCCAGCGGCTTCGCCCCAGGCGTTCTTGCCATCCGGGTAGCCGGCTGTGGTGATCTCGATGCGAACGGCGGCGTAGGGCTCGATGAGGTACCCGCGAAGGCGTAGCGTAGGTGGGTTCGTCCCTTGGGCTGTCAGTGCGGGCCCGGTCGTCGAGACGAAGGTGACGGGCTGTGCCTGGTGAGCGTAACCTCCGTAGTAGGAAGACCGCGGGGTCTCGCCAGCCTCACCGAATCCTCCGAGCACCGTGAGGTTGTTGGCCTCGAAGGCATTCGGAGGCTGATTGCCTTCGTGGTAGCACCCGAGGAAGCTCGATGCTCCGGGGGAGCCTGGAGCCACGCAATAGCCACCTTTGAGGTTCTCGGCGGTGTGGCAGGAGATGTAGGTGCAGCCGAGAAACGAGGCCTCATAGACCCCGTAACCCTTATTGCTCTGGGCGTCAAAGCCGATGGCCAAGCCGTTATTCGAATCGTTGCCGACGGTATGGAGTC
The sequence above is a segment of the Myxococcales bacterium genome. Coding sequences within it:
- a CDS encoding DUF559 domain-containing protein codes for the protein MRFLFPSFRHERTFLAPCAQYSRRNPTASERILWEALRGRRLGVKFRRQVVLGTVIVDFFAPEPRLAVEVDGASHVGRERRDRERDGYLESYGVRVLRVKAWHVERELPAVLVRIRAALG
- a CDS encoding M15 family metallopeptidase codes for the protein MRALPFALTTALVALAACGKSAPQAPQEPPADAALDAPPRDAALSALSANDAALPTGDASADASAEATDAPPKDPYGAMKESARIACAVLAKGAQKNFLAPRDLKASFVDGDDLLALVNRSPQGALAPDYAPTDMVDVVKFQPRSPADCEKYQCLRKEAAMAMKELLAAMARAGVPGHIESVYRSYLAQCVTFQGWVKRSDFCSAAEQSALPGHSQHQLGTTIDLFTAEWKASGETVFRQGFGCTKGGKWLVEHAWEHGFVFPYPIHPDDLHEKETCIPRGDHEGESSVAPTRPASKSPMAIRGLRGFSRSSRFSV